A region from the Aliarcobacter thereius LMG 24486 genome encodes:
- a CDS encoding cytochrome b/b6 domain-containing protein has protein sequence MSSFLGDKSLNLRVWHWLSSITIVGLLFTYIFRLSWFDKNDLANIIVTKLSDFNIVISNDDAISLAKLIRADMWQWHYIFGFILVFLIIFRLFAFFILKEKNPIQKIKTTNNSHIKFVKLAHAIFYVVTIYVCISGILIFFREDLGLTKSSLSLVKDLHEYSFWFYLFFIFSHIIGVVKAENSTDKGLISEMFSGNK, from the coding sequence TTGAGTAGTTTTTTGGGTGATAAAAGTTTAAATTTAAGAGTTTGGCATTGGTTGAGTTCAATTACTATTGTTGGACTTTTATTTACATATATATTTAGGCTCTCTTGGTTTGATAAAAATGATTTAGCAAATATAATAGTTACAAAACTATCTGATTTTAATATAGTAATTTCAAATGATGATGCAATATCATTAGCAAAATTAATAAGAGCAGATATGTGGCAGTGGCATTATATATTTGGATTTATATTGGTCTTTTTAATTATATTTAGATTGTTTGCTTTTTTTATTTTAAAGGAAAAGAATCCTATACAAAAAATAAAAACAACAAATAATTCACATATAAAATTTGTAAAACTAGCACATGCAATATTTTATGTAGTTACTATTTATGTTTGTATTAGTGGAATTTTAATATTTTTTAGAGAAGATTTGGGATTAACAAAATCTAGTCTATCTTTAGTTAAAGATTTACATGAGTACTCTTTTTGGTTCTATTTATTTTTTATATTTTCTCATATAATAGGTGTTGTAAAAGCAGAAAATAGTACAGATAAAGGCTTAATAAGTGAAATGTTTAGTGGAAATAAGTAG
- a CDS encoding DHH family phosphoesterase, which yields MSEKKYRLVTRSDMDGLVCGTLLKFLDIVDEVTFVHPKDMQDGLIKITDNDITTNLPYVEGVHLAFDHHFSETLRNDKRANHIIDADAPSAAQVVYDYYDGDNVFPGYFTGLIQGANKADSADFTYDDIVNPRAWALLSFLMDSRTGLGRFKNFRISNYALMMDLIDYCARHNIDQILELIDVKERVEIYFKYEKEFKEQLKRCAKVYKNLVTIDYRHEEIIYPGNRFMIYTLFPEQNISIHIFYTKDKEKVVYSTGKSILNKTSKTNIGELMLKYGGGGHVNAGACQIYKDDAGKVLKEIIEKINKDS from the coding sequence ATGAGTGAAAAAAAATATAGATTAGTAACACGAAGTGATATGGATGGACTTGTTTGTGGAACACTTTTAAAGTTTTTAGACATTGTAGATGAAGTTACATTTGTGCATCCAAAAGATATGCAAGATGGACTTATAAAAATAACAGACAATGATATAACAACAAATCTTCCATATGTAGAAGGTGTTCATCTAGCTTTTGATCATCATTTTTCTGAAACATTAAGAAATGATAAAAGAGCAAATCATATAATTGATGCAGATGCACCAAGTGCAGCACAAGTTGTATATGACTATTACGATGGTGATAATGTTTTTCCTGGATATTTTACAGGATTGATTCAAGGTGCAAATAAAGCTGATAGTGCAGATTTTACTTATGATGATATTGTTAATCCAAGAGCATGGGCACTTTTGAGTTTTTTAATGGACAGTAGAACTGGACTTGGAAGATTTAAAAATTTTAGAATATCAAACTATGCTTTAATGATGGATTTGATTGATTATTGTGCAAGACATAATATTGATCAAATTTTAGAACTTATTGATGTAAAAGAGAGAGTTGAAATATACTTTAAGTATGAAAAAGAGTTTAAAGAACAATTAAAAAGATGTGCTAAAGTCTATAAAAATCTTGTAACTATTGATTATAGGCATGAAGAGATAATCTATCCTGGGAATAGATTTATGATTTATACTCTTTTTCCTGAACAAAATATATCAATACATATATTTTATACAAAAGATAAAGAAAAAGTAGTTTATAGTACAGGAAAGTCTATTTTAAATAAAACTTCAAAAACAAATATTGGAGAACTTATGCTTAAATATGGTGGAGGAGGGCATGTAAATGCTGGAGCTTGTCAGATATATAAGGATGATGCAGGAAAAGTTTTAAAAGAGATTATAGAAAAAATCAATAAGGATTCTTAG
- a CDS encoding HIT family protein, whose translation MQIYKNSLVNIQIENSEVPWLKIFVNREVKEFSDCTFEEKLEIFKILEIIEKLMINYFNCEKINIASFGNYVAQVHFHIMARFKEDSYFPESMWGVKQREAKLSLPSFEEFYELLRKSL comes from the coding sequence ATGCAAATCTATAAAAATAGTTTAGTAAATATTCAAATAGAAAATAGTGAAGTTCCATGGCTTAAAATATTTGTAAATAGAGAAGTAAAAGAGTTCTCAGATTGTACATTTGAAGAAAAATTAGAAATTTTTAAAATATTAGAAATAATTGAGAAATTAATGATTAATTACTTTAATTGTGAAAAAATAAATATTGCATCTTTTGGTAACTATGTAGCACAAGTTCATTTTCATATAATGGCTAGATTTAAAGAAGATAGCTATTTTCCAGAGTCAATGTGGGGAGTTAAACAAAGAGAGGCTAAATTATCTTTGCCATCTTTTGAAGAGTTTTATGAATTGCTTAGAAAAAGTTTATAA
- a CDS encoding AtpZ/AtpI family protein, whose protein sequence is MSENKNELENSKPKHRDKIQALDSLSVGISMVAAIVIGVLIGLGLKHLTGQTWTLFLGVFWGIAAAVLNVYKAYKRAQKVYEGMENDPRYSHRAKYGDKSVDDEDK, encoded by the coding sequence ATGAGTGAAAATAAAAATGAATTAGAAAATAGTAAACCAAAACATAGAGATAAAATACAAGCTTTGGATAGCTTATCTGTTGGAATATCTATGGTTGCTGCTATTGTAATTGGAGTTCTAATTGGACTTGGACTAAAACATCTTACAGGTCAAACATGGACACTTTTTCTAGGAGTTTTTTGGGGAATTGCAGCAGCTGTTTTAAATGTATATAAAGCATATAAAAGAGCTCAAAAAGTTTATGAAGGTATGGAAAACGATCCAAGATATTCTCATAGAGCAAAGTATGGTGATAAATCAGTTGATGATGAAGATAAATAG
- the rpoD gene encoding RNA polymerase sigma factor RpoD — MSVKDINKTIEQLIKEYKDSTLTYEKLIKIFPKTPNAATIKKILALLQLYNVKVLSSQEQAKHLNDEEAKKRREQREKLIEAEDDEFDLLKNKELLEWSRSDSPVRMYLREMGQIPLLTKDEEVEISKKIEMGEDIILDAICYVPYLIDFILEYKEPLVNRERKVKELFKNFDDDTEEEEEEVDLDTEEDEYSDDFEDSDKKTTGTKQKKLDKRAQTIVDAFKNLEKQKKEWLKFQAKETAKSDDEVDLMTFNLNTAFRKKQVKEALLDLGPTSKLITEIVRAMETALKSDDGFETELKRLEYKLPLFNENLQKNHQKILENIINLSKAQITAMVPEATMVSTYMEIKKLFQTEEASKDGFDLTPEELKAVLEQIKRGKRITDTSKDRMAKSNLRLVVSIAKRYTNRGLAFLDLIQEGNIGLMKAVDKFEYKKGYKFSTYATWWIRQAISRAIADQARTIRIPIHMIETINRINKIIRKGIQENGKEPDVEEISKEVGLPVDKVKQVIKITKEPVSLEAPIGSDDDGKFGDFVPDEKAPTPIDNIMKEDLQGQIDQILGQLNEREQAVIRMRFGLMEDASDRTLEEIGKELSVTRERVRQIESSAIKKLKHPKVGKNLKNYVES; from the coding sequence ATGAGTGTAAAAGATATAAATAAGACCATTGAGCAACTGATTAAAGAGTATAAAGATTCAACTTTAACTTATGAAAAATTAATTAAGATTTTTCCTAAGACTCCAAATGCTGCAACTATTAAAAAAATTTTAGCACTACTTCAACTTTACAATGTAAAAGTTTTAAGTTCTCAAGAACAAGCAAAACATTTAAATGATGAAGAAGCAAAAAAAAGAAGAGAACAAAGAGAAAAACTAATTGAAGCAGAAGATGATGAATTTGACTTACTTAAAAATAAGGAACTTTTAGAGTGGTCAAGATCTGATTCCCCTGTAAGAATGTATTTAAGAGAGATGGGACAAATTCCTCTTTTAACAAAAGATGAAGAGGTAGAAATCTCTAAGAAAATAGAGATGGGAGAGGATATTATCCTTGATGCTATTTGTTATGTTCCTTATCTTATTGATTTTATTTTAGAGTACAAAGAACCTTTAGTAAATAGAGAAAGAAAAGTAAAAGAACTATTTAAAAATTTTGATGATGATACTGAAGAGGAAGAAGAGGAAGTAGATTTAGATACTGAAGAAGATGAATATTCAGACGATTTTGAGGATAGTGACAAAAAAACAACTGGAACAAAACAAAAAAAACTTGATAAAAGAGCTCAAACTATTGTTGATGCTTTTAAAAATTTAGAAAAACAGAAAAAAGAGTGGTTAAAGTTTCAAGCAAAAGAGACAGCTAAATCTGATGATGAAGTTGATCTGATGACTTTCAATTTAAATACTGCATTTAGAAAAAAACAAGTTAAAGAGGCTTTACTTGACCTTGGACCTACTTCAAAACTAATTACAGAAATTGTAAGAGCTATGGAAACAGCTCTAAAAAGTGATGATGGTTTTGAAACAGAATTAAAAAGATTAGAATATAAATTACCTCTTTTTAATGAAAACTTACAAAAAAACCACCAAAAGATTTTAGAAAATATTATTAATCTTTCTAAAGCTCAAATTACTGCAATGGTACCAGAAGCTACAATGGTTTCTACATATATGGAAATCAAAAAACTTTTTCAAACAGAAGAAGCTAGTAAAGATGGTTTTGATTTAACTCCTGAAGAGTTAAAAGCAGTTCTTGAACAGATAAAAAGAGGTAAAAGAATAACAGATACTTCAAAAGATAGAATGGCAAAATCAAATTTAAGATTGGTTGTTTCTATTGCAAAAAGATATACAAATAGAGGTTTGGCTTTCTTGGATTTAATTCAAGAAGGAAATATTGGTCTTATGAAAGCTGTTGATAAGTTTGAGTATAAAAAAGGTTATAAATTCTCAACTTATGCTACTTGGTGGATTAGACAAGCAATTTCAAGAGCAATTGCAGATCAAGCAAGAACTATTAGAATTCCAATTCATATGATAGAAACTATTAATAGAATTAATAAAATTATTAGAAAAGGTATTCAAGAAAATGGTAAAGAACCAGATGTTGAAGAGATTTCAAAAGAGGTTGGACTTCCTGTTGATAAAGTAAAACAAGTAATCAAAATCACAAAAGAGCCTGTATCTTTAGAGGCTCCTATTGGAAGTGATGATGATGGTAAATTTGGAGATTTTGTACCAGATGAAAAAGCACCAACGCCTATTGATAATATTATGAAAGAAGATTTACAAGGTCAAATTGATCAAATTCTTGGGCAATTAAATGAGAGAGAACAAGCAGTTATAAGAATGAGATTTGGTCTTATGGAAGATGCAAGTGATAGAACTCTTGAAGAGATTGGAAAAGAACTTTCAGTTACAAGAGAGAGAGTTAGACAAATTGAATCAAGTGCTATTAAAAAATTAAAACACCCAAAAGTTGGTAAAAACCTTAAAAACTATGTAGAGAGTTAA
- a CDS encoding energy transducer TonB: protein MKRIYIAFLISILIHLSFFIILNYSKLFEKKEGKEEQKPHSTSEIKFVKLAQKESFEEDKQSSKTETIPSSKENKKQEPIIKPKPKEQKEKEFKKDLQEAKENQKNILGESSDLQTSTLEQFLSQKDNIGNSEVFNELRELYGKEYDNFTKIQKAYLEKNINNFQVITQRALNRLGYPIEAARLKLSGINIVEFTFHPNGDISNLRIISSSGYTIFDEHTLELIRIAYKDYPRPEEDTILRFKVFYRFF from the coding sequence ATGAAAAGAATTTATATAGCATTTTTAATATCAATTTTAATACATTTATCTTTTTTTATAATATTAAATTATTCAAAGTTATTTGAAAAAAAGGAAGGAAAAGAGGAACAAAAACCTCATTCAACAAGTGAAATAAAATTTGTTAAATTAGCTCAAAAAGAGAGTTTTGAAGAGGATAAACAATCTTCTAAAACTGAAACAATTCCCTCTTCTAAAGAAAATAAGAAACAAGAACCTATAATAAAACCAAAGCCAAAAGAACAAAAAGAAAAAGAGTTTAAAAAAGATTTACAAGAAGCAAAAGAGAATCAAAAAAATATATTAGGAGAGAGTTCAGATTTACAAACTTCAACTCTAGAACAGTTTTTAAGTCAAAAAGATAATATTGGAAATAGTGAAGTCTTTAACGAGCTAAGAGAACTTTACGGAAAAGAGTATGATAACTTTACAAAAATACAAAAAGCATATTTAGAAAAAAATATAAATAACTTTCAAGTAATTACTCAAAGAGCCTTAAATAGGTTAGGATATCCAATTGAAGCTGCTAGATTAAAATTATCTGGTATAAATATTGTTGAATTCACATTTCATCCAAATGGTGATATAAGTAATCTTAGAATCATATCTTCAAGTGGATATACAATCTTTGATGAGCATACTTTAGAGTTAATAAGAATTGCTTACAAAGATTATCCAAGACCAGAAGAAGATACTATTTTAAGATTTAAAGTATTTTACAGGTTTTTCTAA
- a CDS encoding AzlC family ABC transporter permease: protein MKFINILKITTPIALAYIPLGIAFGIFAVSYEIPWYFATLMSLVVYAGSAEFLIVAFIISFASVLEVFIAIFLVNLRHFFYGISILNDFKNLKGFSKIYSIFGLTDETFALLKLVDIDKEEKQKIYPIITALGHFYWVFGVFLGSYLGQFLKFDSKGLSFILTALFIVLSIELYNKLKQKNIVIISIFIACFGLFLPDKYMLVITLFISAFILIIYKERIKI, encoded by the coding sequence TTGAAGTTTATAAATATTTTAAAAATCACAACTCCTATTGCTTTAGCATATATTCCACTTGGAATTGCTTTTGGAATATTTGCAGTTTCATATGAAATTCCTTGGTACTTTGCTACTTTGATGAGCTTAGTTGTATATGCAGGAAGTGCGGAGTTTTTGATTGTTGCTTTTATCATCTCTTTTGCTTCAGTTTTAGAAGTATTTATAGCAATCTTTTTGGTAAACTTAAGACATTTCTTTTATGGAATATCTATTTTAAATGATTTCAAGAACTTGAAAGGTTTTTCTAAAATATATTCAATATTTGGACTTACAGATGAAACTTTTGCTTTATTAAAACTTGTAGATATAGATAAAGAAGAAAAACAAAAAATATATCCAATAATAACAGCCTTAGGGCATTTTTATTGGGTTTTTGGTGTTTTTTTGGGTTCATATCTTGGACAATTCTTGAAATTTGATTCAAAAGGGCTTAGTTTTATACTTACAGCACTTTTTATTGTTTTATCAATAGAGTTATACAATAAATTAAAACAAAAAAATATAGTTATAATCTCAATTTTTATTGCTTGTTTTGGACTATTCTTACCAGATAAATATATGCTTGTAATAACACTTTTTATATCAGCATTTATACTTATAATATATAAAGAGAGAATAAAAATATGA
- the leuB gene encoding 3-isopropylmalate dehydrogenase — MKNYNISIIKGDGIGPEIITEAIKVLDAVSKRCNFTLNYKEYLMGGIAIDTTGVPLPQDTIDGVLASDACLFGAIGGEKWDSLPRELRPETGLLKFREEMGVFANLRPAIVYDELVNASTLKPEVIKGCDIMVVRELIGGIYFGKPRENDGFKAFNTMVYTKPEIERISKVAFELAMKRDKRVCSVDKANVLEVSQLWRDTVNEVAKSYPEIEVSHMYVDNAAMQLVRNPKQFDVIVTGNIFGDILSDTASMVVGSIGLLPSASTGEKTAIYEPIHGSAPDIAGLGIANPIATILSAAMMLKYTLNEEEASNMIEKAIKDALKDGYRTKDLASYDAKEVLNCTKIGDKIVEYINK; from the coding sequence ATGAAAAACTATAATATTTCAATAATAAAAGGCGATGGAATAGGTCCAGAAATAATAACAGAGGCTATAAAAGTTCTTGATGCTGTTTCAAAAAGATGTAATTTTACTTTAAATTATAAAGAGTATTTAATGGGCGGAATAGCTATTGATACAACAGGTGTTCCTCTTCCACAAGATACGATTGATGGTGTTTTGGCTAGTGATGCTTGTCTATTTGGTGCAATTGGTGGAGAAAAATGGGATAGTTTACCAAGAGAATTAAGACCAGAAACAGGACTTTTGAAATTTAGAGAAGAGATGGGAGTTTTTGCAAACTTAAGACCAGCTATTGTTTATGATGAACTTGTAAATGCATCTACTTTAAAACCAGAAGTTATTAAAGGTTGCGACATAATGGTTGTAAGAGAACTTATTGGTGGAATATATTTTGGAAAGCCTAGAGAAAATGATGGTTTTAAAGCATTTAACACAATGGTTTATACAAAACCTGAAATTGAAAGAATTTCAAAAGTTGCATTTGAATTAGCTATGAAAAGAGATAAAAGAGTTTGTAGCGTTGATAAAGCAAATGTTTTAGAAGTTTCACAGCTTTGGAGAGATACAGTAAATGAAGTCGCAAAATCTTATCCAGAAATTGAAGTTTCTCATATGTATGTAGATAATGCAGCTATGCAACTTGTAAGAAATCCAAAACAGTTTGATGTAATTGTAACTGGAAATATTTTTGGAGATATTTTATCTGATACAGCTTCTATGGTAGTTGGTTCTATTGGACTTTTACCATCAGCTTCAACAGGAGAAAAAACAGCAATTTATGAACCAATTCATGGTTCAGCTCCAGATATTGCAGGACTTGGAATTGCAAATCCAATAGCTACAATTTTAAGTGCAGCAATGATGTTAAAATACACTTTAAATGAAGAAGAAGCTTCAAATATGATAGAAAAAGCTATAAAAGATGCATTAAAAGATGGTTATAGAACTAAAGATTTAGCTTCATATGATGCTAAAGAAGTTTTAAACTGTACAAAAATTGGAGATAAAATAGTAGAATATATAAATAAATAG
- a CDS encoding methyl-accepting chemotaxis protein yields MNNFKSLYFRMTIIHYLGIILLPLNAILFTNTISSQIIQFLITFALVIHELDERKNGKILSKKLIDFLKNMDNKGVSFDVNTSMSSEYTKIKEIIYQREKEILEKEKEELILINEAKFVMNQIKDGIYTKTISSICSNSSLEEFKDSVNFMIIETKKHFLNINSILEKYTNYNYSDKLDISIFPKEGEFRNLVDSINKLRYAINQMLLENSSNGLALQNSSKILLSNVDKLISSSEKTEISLKEASNVLNQITKNVNYTSKQTTEMSNLSNLVIKHSKDGLIFATKTTNAMEEINKKVIAINNSVDIIEQIAFQTNILSLNAAVEAASAGKAGLGFAIVAQEVRNLANKSTQAAVEIKSLIEEANIKTKEGNLISSEMIQGYKILNTSIDKTINSINTITSISEEQQLNILQINSVIDILGKQINTNTEVSSQANDVAIKTLNMANTIVETTNKKVFK; encoded by the coding sequence ATGAATAATTTTAAATCATTATATTTTAGAATGACTATCATTCACTACTTAGGAATAATTTTACTTCCATTAAATGCTATTTTATTTACAAACACTATCTCTTCTCAAATAATTCAATTTCTTATTACTTTTGCTTTAGTTATTCACGAATTAGATGAAAGAAAAAATGGAAAAATATTATCTAAGAAATTAATTGATTTTTTAAAGAATATGGATAATAAAGGTGTTAGTTTTGATGTTAATACCTCAATGTCAAGTGAATATACTAAAATAAAAGAAATTATATACCAAAGAGAAAAAGAGATATTAGAAAAAGAGAAGGAAGAATTGATTTTAATTAATGAAGCAAAATTTGTAATGAATCAAATCAAAGATGGTATTTATACAAAAACAATATCTTCTATATGTTCAAATAGTTCTTTAGAAGAGTTCAAAGATAGTGTAAACTTCATGATTATTGAAACAAAAAAACATTTTTTAAATATCAATTCTATCTTAGAAAAATATACAAACTATAACTATTCAGATAAATTAGACATTAGTATTTTTCCCAAAGAAGGTGAATTTAGGAATTTAGTTGATTCTATAAATAAACTAAGATATGCTATTAATCAAATGTTATTAGAAAATAGTTCAAATGGTCTTGCTCTTCAAAATTCATCTAAAATCTTATTATCAAATGTTGATAAACTTATTTCATCTTCAGAAAAAACAGAAATTAGTTTAAAAGAGGCATCAAATGTTTTAAATCAAATAACAAAGAATGTAAATTATACATCAAAACAAACGACTGAAATGTCGAATCTTTCAAACTTAGTAATAAAACATTCAAAAGATGGTTTAATTTTTGCAACAAAAACAACAAATGCAATGGAAGAGATTAATAAAAAAGTAATTGCTATTAATAATTCTGTTGATATTATAGAACAAATTGCTTTTCAAACAAATATTCTAAGTTTAAATGCAGCAGTTGAAGCTGCAAGTGCAGGAAAAGCTGGTTTAGGATTTGCTATTGTTGCTCAAGAAGTAAGAAACCTTGCAAACAAAAGTACTCAAGCTGCTGTTGAAATAAAATCTCTAATAGAAGAAGCGAATATAAAAACAAAAGAGGGAAATTTGATATCATCTGAAATGATTCAAGGATATAAAATTTTAAATACAAGTATTGATAAAACAATAAATTCAATAAATACTATTACTTCTATTTCTGAAGAACAACAATTAAATATTTTACAAATAAATAGTGTAATAGATATTTTAGGAAAACAAATAAATACAAATACAGAAGTTTCATCTCAAGCAAATGATGTAGCTATAAAAACACTAAATATGGCAAATACAATTGTTGAAACTACAAATAAAAAAGTATTTAAGTAA
- the hemL gene encoding glutamate-1-semialdehyde 2,1-aminomutase: MFKKSIKAYSEACEVIPGGVDSPVRAFKGVGGTPPFIKKGKGAYLYDIDGNRYLDFVQSWGPLIFGHCDKDIEKAVVKTAKLGLSFGAPTTLETKLAQEIVEMYDNIDKVRFVSSGTEATMSAIRLARGVTNKNDIVKFEGCYHGHSDSLLVQAGSGMATFGSPSSPGVPADLTKHTLLCEYNNIEQLKKCFEESSDIACIIIEPIAGNMGLVPANVEFLQVCRELCNEHGALLIFDEVMSGFRASLKGASGILDIKADIITFGKVIGAGMPVGAFASRNEIMNQLSPDGKIYQAGTLSGNPVAMAAGLVSLRKLKKNPEIYDELSKKTKRLINGLKKVADKNAIPFQINSRGSMLGFFFCEKEPKNFKDVGNCNFERFATFHNEMLKKGFYFACSQYEAGFISTKISNKMIDDCIKAADIVMKNLK, translated from the coding sequence ATGTTTAAAAAATCTATCAAAGCTTACAGTGAAGCTTGTGAAGTAATACCTGGTGGAGTTGATTCACCAGTTAGAGCCTTTAAAGGAGTAGGGGGAACACCACCTTTTATAAAAAAAGGAAAAGGTGCTTATTTGTACGATATTGATGGAAATAGGTATTTAGACTTTGTTCAAAGTTGGGGACCACTTATTTTTGGACATTGTGATAAAGATATAGAAAAGGCTGTTGTAAAAACTGCAAAACTAGGTTTAAGTTTTGGTGCTCCAACAACTCTTGAGACAAAACTAGCACAAGAGATAGTTGAAATGTATGATAATATTGATAAAGTAAGATTTGTAAGTTCTGGAACTGAAGCAACTATGAGTGCTATTAGATTAGCAAGAGGAGTTACAAATAAAAATGATATTGTAAAATTTGAAGGTTGTTATCACGGTCACTCAGACTCTTTACTTGTTCAAGCAGGTTCAGGAATGGCAACTTTTGGAAGCCCAAGTAGTCCAGGAGTTCCAGCTGATTTAACAAAACACACTCTTTTATGTGAATATAACAATATAGAACAACTAAAAAAATGCTTTGAAGAAAGTAGTGATATTGCTTGTATAATTATTGAACCAATAGCTGGAAATATGGGATTGGTTCCTGCAAATGTTGAATTTTTACAAGTTTGTAGAGAACTTTGTAATGAACACGGTGCATTACTAATTTTTGATGAAGTTATGAGTGGATTTAGAGCAAGTTTAAAAGGTGCAAGTGGTATTTTAGATATTAAAGCAGATATTATTACTTTTGGAAAAGTAATTGGTGCTGGAATGCCTGTTGGTGCATTTGCATCAAGAAATGAGATTATGAATCAACTATCTCCAGATGGAAAGATTTATCAAGCAGGAACATTAAGTGGAAATCCAGTTGCTATGGCTGCTGGACTTGTAAGTTTAAGAAAATTAAAGAAAAATCCAGAAATTTATGATGAATTAAGTAAAAAAACAAAAAGATTGATAAATGGTCTTAAAAAAGTTGCAGACAAAAATGCTATTCCTTTTCAAATTAATTCAAGAGGAAGTATGCTTGGATTCTTTTTTTGTGAAAAAGAGCCAAAAAACTTTAAAGATGTAGGAAATTGTAATTTTGAAAGATTTGCAACATTTCACAACGAGATGTTAAAAAAAGGTTTCTATTTTGCTTGTAGTCAATATGAAGCTGGATTTATATCTACAAAAATATCAAATAAAATGATTGATGATTGCATAAAAGCTGCTGATATTGTTATGAAAAATTTAAAATAA
- a CDS encoding 3-isopropylmalate dehydratase small subunit, whose amino-acid sequence MSKITGKVWNFGANIDTDVIIAARYLNSSDPDHLAKYVMEDADPDFSKKLKKGDIIVAGENFGCGSSREHAPIALKAAGIAAVVAPSFARIFYRNAFNMGLPIFELPESMEIKEGEEISIDLDSGTIVNNSTKKSYKFIAIPPFMQELIASGGLINYAKEEMKVK is encoded by the coding sequence ATGAGTAAAATTACGGGTAAAGTTTGGAATTTTGGAGCAAACATTGATACAGATGTTATTATTGCTGCAAGATATTTAAATAGTTCAGATCCAGATCACTTAGCAAAATATGTTATGGAAGATGCAGATCCTGATTTTTCAAAAAAACTAAAAAAAGGTGATATTATTGTAGCTGGTGAAAACTTTGGTTGTGGTTCGAGTAGAGAACATGCTCCAATAGCTTTAAAAGCTGCTGGAATTGCTGCTGTTGTAGCTCCTTCATTTGCTAGAATTTTTTATAGAAATGCTTTTAATATGGGATTGCCAATTTTTGAACTTCCTGAATCTATGGAGATAAAAGAGGGTGAAGAGATAAGTATAGATTTAGATAGTGGTACAATAGTAAATAATAGCACAAAAAAATCATATAAATTTATTGCAATTCCTCCATTTATGCAAGAGCTAATCGCAAGTGGTGGATTAATTAATTATGCAAAAGAAGAGATGAAGGTAAAATAA
- the ppnP gene encoding pyrimidine/purine nucleoside phosphorylase, whose translation MGSFKNVELIKKANIYFGGNVTSRTFIDTDGSKKSLGIMMLGTYTFGTNEAEIMEIISGDVEVKLKDSNEWKRYTDGSSFSIPENSSFEIKVKTISDYCCSYIK comes from the coding sequence ATGGGAAGCTTCAAAAATGTAGAGCTAATAAAAAAAGCGAATATATATTTTGGTGGAAATGTTACAAGTAGAACTTTTATAGATACAGACGGAAGTAAAAAATCTCTTGGAATTATGATGCTTGGAACTTATACTTTTGGTACAAATGAGGCTGAAATAATGGAGATAATTAGTGGAGATGTTGAAGTTAAATTAAAAGATTCAAATGAGTGGAAAAGATATACAGATGGTAGCTCTTTTTCTATTCCAGAGAACTCTAGTTTTGAAATAAAAGTAAAAACAATAAGCGATTATTGTTGTTCTTATATAAAGTAG
- a CDS encoding branched-chain amino acid transporter permease, which produces MSSFDIVIIILTASLATILTRFLPFIIFKKSKKTSKQFLLFEKVMPLMIMIILVFYTLKDIKFIEFPFGIAEIIAVLLTIILHLKYKNIFLSIFLSTFFYMILVQFIVPKIV; this is translated from the coding sequence ATGAGTTCTTTTGATATAGTAATAATTATTCTCACAGCAAGTTTAGCGACAATATTAACTCGTTTTTTACCATTTATTATTTTTAAAAAGAGTAAAAAAACTTCAAAACAGTTTTTGTTATTTGAAAAAGTGATGCCACTTATGATTATGATAATTTTGGTTTTTTATACTTTAAAAGATATAAAGTTTATAGAATTCCCTTTTGGGATTGCTGAAATAATAGCTGTTTTACTTACAATTATTCTACATTTAAAATATAAAAATATATTTCTTAGTATTTTTTTATCAACATTTTTTTATATGATATTAGTGCAGTTTATAGTTCCAAAAATAGTATAG